One Mugil cephalus isolate CIBA_MC_2020 chromosome 8, CIBA_Mcephalus_1.1, whole genome shotgun sequence genomic window carries:
- the LOC125012076 gene encoding disabled homolog 2-interacting protein-like isoform X1, with amino-acid sequence METLVKHLSRCQHLGWMNVIELNSASIHWLSCGRRAEPDVWRTMFCVLSETQLLMLDDLEVHPLLLAERAESCTVWLLRYTLHVTSAAPCPAHKGKDRDRRAETDRNRRKEREEDRDKDTGGQRQTGDRRRETDRRTETQMMDVELDVEDWDDAPERGMRRLSMPSGPASDTPTTRVTSFLSRRLKQSLRRTRSQPKLSRQSSTKTDPMGTADTRCVMRRLRCGSQESLLSAGCVLSLELRMDQSVIIKPVHSSLLGQDYCFEVTTSTGTKCFSCRSAAERDKWMENLRRAVHPNKDNSRRLENVLTVWVVEAKDLPAKKRYFCELCLDDCLYARTSCKLKTDNVFWGERFDFSSVPSIASITLHLYKDTDRKRKKDKSSYVGLVNVPVAMVTGRQLVEKWYSVSTPSTSRGKSSVPTVRVKARYQSVLILPMEQYKEFAEYISSNYLLLCSTLETSISLRAKEELASVLVHILHSTGKAKDFLTDLMMSEVDRCRDNDQLIFRENTLATKSIEEYLKLIGQKYLQDALGEFIKALYESDENCEVDPSRCATSDLSEHQANLRMCCELAFCKILDSYRVFPRELKEVFASWRQECGNRGRPDISERLISASLFLRFLCPAVMSPSLFDLMQEFPDERTARTLTLIAKVIQNLANFSKFGTKEEYMLFMNDFVERQWSSMQRFLQEISNPDGLNHTAGFDGYIDLGRELSSLHTLLTEIDQSCLSKLGPLPRILREVSAALANPGGVTSAGAMSVSSPETHRVVSPPPLSPPPLSPPLSPPLAPCNPSVGLQGGVGLDGGLVDFTRLPSPTPENKDLFFVTKGSSLQPASGLQGSPAASSSYSEPNENEAAFELTNEGRREGLELTNENRSLSLVDLQDSSPSDGLDDGQWQRRTGLLPLSFQNPVYHMTTTSPRQPQQSDATPSDGSVGSQGNPEDRNAMATKPAFLTQMSVGLGGGERGERMSAMSSSSSGEEYSRRALSLNETLGGNSAPPRQNSTGPQRRIDQPPPPSSAPPGPPRGRTPPSMLSGGGSGGGAFPPRPASGSMMSSSPDWPSSGQSRLRQTSSSSKGDSPEKQRPVAKAPSPCALDRTAAWLLNMNAASYGEEDERHDDALVEKYQQEVALLQEKLRVAGLRQEECEARLMVQDQQNQRMLQEYQARLEDTESRLRRLQDDKDLQMNSIISRLMAVEEELKKDHSDMQAVVDSKQKIIEAQEKRIASLDAANSRLMAALTQLKERYAVTSQRNGLSPSNTSSLQITENGEFRNSGNC; translated from the exons atggagacgttGGTCAAACACCTGTCAAGGTGTCAACATCTGGGCTGGATGAATGTGATCG AGCTGAACTCTGCCTCCATCCATTGGTTGTCCTGTGGCCGGAGGGCGGAGCCTGACGTCTGGAGGACCATGTTCTGTGTCCTATCAGAGACGCAGCTGCTGATGTTAGACGACCTGGAG GTTCATCCTCTGCTTCTGGCTGAGAGGGCGGAGTCTTGTACCGTCTGGTTACTAAGATACACGCTCCATGTGACATCAGCAGCTCCTTGCCCCGCCCACAAAGGtaaggacagagacaggagggcagagacagacagaaacaggaggaaagagagggaggaggacagagacaaagacacaggaggacagagacagacaggagacaggaggagagagacagacaggaggacggAGACCCAGATGATGGATGTAGAGTTGGACGTGGAGGACTGGGACG ATGCTCCAGAGAGGGGGATGCGCAGACTGAGCATGCCCAGTGGTCCCGCCTCAGACACGCCCACCACCAGAGTGACG agtTTTCTGTCTCGGAGGTTGAAACAGTCTCTTCGTCGAACTCGATCTCAGCCCAAACTTTCTCGTCAGAGCAGCACGAAGACGGATCCCATGGGAACCGCTGATACCAG GTGTGTGATGCGCCGGCTGCGTTGCGGTAGCCAGGAATCGTTGCTAAGCGCCGGCTGTGTTTTGTCCCTGGAGCTCAGGATGGACCAATCAGTGATCATCAAACCCGTCCACTCGTCCCTGCTGGGACAGGACTACTGCTTTGAG GTAACGACCTCAACGGGCACCAAGTGTTTCTCGTGTCGCTCGGCAGCAGAAAGAGACAAATGGATGGAGAACCTGAGACGAGCCGTCCACCCCAACAAGGACAACAGTCGCAGGCTGGAGAACGTCCTCACGGTGTGGGTGGTCGAGGCCAAGGACCTACCGGCCAAGAAACG GTACTTCTGTGAGCTGTGTCTGGATGACTGTCTCTACGCAAGGACGTCCTGTAAACTGAAGACAGACAACGTCTTCTGGGGCGAGCGCTTTGACTTCAGCAGCGTCCCGTCCATCGCGTCCATCACGCTGCACCTCTACAAGGACAcggacaggaagaggaagaaggacaaGAGCAGCTACGTCGGCCTGGTCAACGtccccgttgccatggtgaccgGAAGACAACTAGTGGAGAAGTGGTACTCAGTGAGCACGCCTAGTACCAGCCGAG GGAAGTCCTCGGTGCCCACGGTGCGGGTCAAGGCCCGTTACCAGAGCGTCCTCATCCTGCCCATGGAGCAGTACAAGGAGTTTGCTGAGTACATCAGCTCCAACTacctcctgctctgctccaccCTGGAGACGTCCATCAGCCTCAGAGCCAAAGAGGAGCTGGCGTCCGTCCTCGTCCACATCCTCCACAGCACCGGCAAGGCCAAG gactTCCTGACCGACCTGATGATGTCAGAGGTGGACCGTTGCCGTGACAACGACCAGCTGATCTTCAGAGAGAACACGCTGGCAACAAAAAGTATCGAGGAATACTTGAAGCTGATTGGGCAGAAGTACCTGCAGGACGCCCTCG gtgaaTTCATCAAAGCTCTCTATGAGTCTGATGAGAACTGTGAGGTCGACCCATCTCGTTGTGCAACCTCTGACCTCTCGGAGCATCAGGCCAACCTGAGGATGTGCTGTGAACTGGCCTTCTGCAAGATCCTCGATTCATACCG GGTGTTCCCCCGTGAGCTGAAGGAGGTGTTTGCATCGTGGCGACAGGAGTGTGGTAACCGGGGACGACCAGACATCAGCGAGCGTTTGATTAGCGCCTCGTTGTTCCTGCGCTTCCTGTGTCCGGCCGTGATGTCGCCCTCGCTCTTCGACCTGATGCAGGAGTTTCCAGATGAGCGCACGGCTCGCACCCTGACACTCATCGCCAAGGTCATCCAGAACCTCGCCAACTTCAGCAA GTTCGGCACTAAAGAGGAGTACATGTTGTTCATGAATGACTTTGTGGAACGGCAGTGGAGCAGCATGCAGCGCTTCCTCCAGGAGATCTCCAACCCCGATGGACTCAACCACACGGCCGGCTTCGACGGATACATCGACCTCGGCAGAGAACTGTCCAGCCTCCACACCCTGCTCACTGAGATCGACCAG TCATGTCTGTCGAAACTTGGTCCTCTTCCTCGGATCCTCAGAGAGGTTTCGGCGGCCCTTGCTAACCCGGGTGGTGTGACCAGCGCTGGCGCCATGTCTGTTTCTTCTCCGGAGACTCATCGTGTGGTCTCGCCGCCCCCTCTGTCCCCGCCCCCTCTGTCCCCGCCCCTGTCTCCGCCGTTGGCACCCTGTAATCCGTCGGTTGGTCTGCAGGGTGGTGTGGGGCTGGATGGAGG CTTGGTGGACTTCACCAGACTCCCATCTCCAACTCCTGAGAACAAGGATCTGTTCTTCGTGACCAAAGGGTCCAGCCTACAGCCTGCATCAG GCCTGCAGGGGTCTCCGGCTGCAAGCTCCTCCTACTCGGAGCCCAATGAGAATGAGGCAGCTTTTGAACTGACCAATGAGGGGCGGAGGGAGGGGCTGGAGCTGACCAATGAGAACCGTAGCCTGTCTCTGGTGGACCTGCAGGACTCCTCCCCTAGCGACGGCCTCGACGATGGCCAATGGCAGCGGCGAACGgggctcctccccctctcttttcAAAACCCTGTCTATCACATGACCACCACATCGCCACGGCAACCACAGCAGAGTGACGCCACACCGTCGGATGGCTCAGTGGGGTCGCAGGGAAACCCTGAGGACAGGAACGCCATGGCAACCAAACCGGCGTTTCTTACCCAGATGTCGGTGGGGCTGGgcgggggggagaggggggagaggatgTCAGCCAtgtcgagcagcagcagcggtgaaGAATACTCCAGACGAGCTCTGTCTCTCAATGAGACGCTGGGAG GTAACTCCGCCCCCCCACGGCAGAACTCCACGGGTCCTCAGAGACGGATCGATCAGCCACCCCCCCCTTCCTCAGCTCCACCAGGGCCTCCTCGAGGCCGCACGCCTCCGAGCATGCTCAGCGGAGGTGGAAGTGGAGGCGGAGCCTTCCCTCCACGCCCCGCCTCTGGCAGTATGATGTCATCGAGCCCTGATTGGCCGAGCAGTGGCCAGTCCCGACTCAGACAGACGTCGTCCTCATCCAAAGGGGACAGCCCGGAGAAACAGCGGCCTGTCGCCAAG gcTCCATCTCCCTGCGCCTTGGACCGGACCGCCGCCTGGCTCCTCAACATGAACGCCGCCTCCTATGGTGAGGAAGACGAACGCCACGACGACGCCTTGGTGGAGAAG TACCAGCAGGAGGTGGCGCTGCTCCAGGAGAAGCTGAGAGTTGCAGGTCTGCGTCAGGAAGAATGTGAAGCTCGTCTCATGGTCCAGGACCAACAGAACCAACGGATGCTGCAGGAGTACCAG gctCGGCTGGAAGACACAGAGAGTAGACTGAGGAGGCTACAGGATGACAAGGACCTGCAGATGAACAGCATCATAAGCAG GTTGATGGCAGTAGAGGAGGAGTTGAAGAAGGACCACTCTGACATGCAGGCTGTGGTCGACTCCAAGCAGAAGATCATAGAGGCACAG GAGAAGAGGATTGCTAGCCTGGATGCTGCTAACTCTCGCCTCATGGCGGCTCTGACTCAGCTCAAGGAACGCTacgctgtgacatcacagaggaACGGCCTGTCTCCTAGCAACACGTCCTCCCTGCAGATCACAGAGAACGGAGAGTTCCGGAACTCCGGCAACTGCTGA
- the LOC125012076 gene encoding disabled homolog 2-interacting protein-like isoform X2 has translation METLVKHLSRCQHLGWMNVIELNSASIHWLSCGRRAEPDVWRTMFCVLSETQLLMLDDLEVHPLLLAERAESCTVWLLRYTLHVTSAAPCPAHKDAPERGMRRLSMPSGPASDTPTTRVTSFLSRRLKQSLRRTRSQPKLSRQSSTKTDPMGTADTRCVMRRLRCGSQESLLSAGCVLSLELRMDQSVIIKPVHSSLLGQDYCFEVTTSTGTKCFSCRSAAERDKWMENLRRAVHPNKDNSRRLENVLTVWVVEAKDLPAKKRYFCELCLDDCLYARTSCKLKTDNVFWGERFDFSSVPSIASITLHLYKDTDRKRKKDKSSYVGLVNVPVAMVTGRQLVEKWYSVSTPSTSRGKSSVPTVRVKARYQSVLILPMEQYKEFAEYISSNYLLLCSTLETSISLRAKEELASVLVHILHSTGKAKDFLTDLMMSEVDRCRDNDQLIFRENTLATKSIEEYLKLIGQKYLQDALGEFIKALYESDENCEVDPSRCATSDLSEHQANLRMCCELAFCKILDSYRVFPRELKEVFASWRQECGNRGRPDISERLISASLFLRFLCPAVMSPSLFDLMQEFPDERTARTLTLIAKVIQNLANFSKFGTKEEYMLFMNDFVERQWSSMQRFLQEISNPDGLNHTAGFDGYIDLGRELSSLHTLLTEIDQSCLSKLGPLPRILREVSAALANPGGVTSAGAMSVSSPETHRVVSPPPLSPPPLSPPLSPPLAPCNPSVGLQGGVGLDGGLVDFTRLPSPTPENKDLFFVTKGSSLQPASGLQGSPAASSSYSEPNENEAAFELTNEGRREGLELTNENRSLSLVDLQDSSPSDGLDDGQWQRRTGLLPLSFQNPVYHMTTTSPRQPQQSDATPSDGSVGSQGNPEDRNAMATKPAFLTQMSVGLGGGERGERMSAMSSSSSGEEYSRRALSLNETLGGNSAPPRQNSTGPQRRIDQPPPPSSAPPGPPRGRTPPSMLSGGGSGGGAFPPRPASGSMMSSSPDWPSSGQSRLRQTSSSSKGDSPEKQRPVAKAPSPCALDRTAAWLLNMNAASYGEEDERHDDALVEKYQQEVALLQEKLRVAGLRQEECEARLMVQDQQNQRMLQEYQARLEDTESRLRRLQDDKDLQMNSIISRLMAVEEELKKDHSDMQAVVDSKQKIIEAQEKRIASLDAANSRLMAALTQLKERYAVTSQRNGLSPSNTSSLQITENGEFRNSGNC, from the exons atggagacgttGGTCAAACACCTGTCAAGGTGTCAACATCTGGGCTGGATGAATGTGATCG AGCTGAACTCTGCCTCCATCCATTGGTTGTCCTGTGGCCGGAGGGCGGAGCCTGACGTCTGGAGGACCATGTTCTGTGTCCTATCAGAGACGCAGCTGCTGATGTTAGACGACCTGGAG GTTCATCCTCTGCTTCTGGCTGAGAGGGCGGAGTCTTGTACCGTCTGGTTACTAAGATACACGCTCCATGTGACATCAGCAGCTCCTTGCCCCGCCCACAAAG ATGCTCCAGAGAGGGGGATGCGCAGACTGAGCATGCCCAGTGGTCCCGCCTCAGACACGCCCACCACCAGAGTGACG agtTTTCTGTCTCGGAGGTTGAAACAGTCTCTTCGTCGAACTCGATCTCAGCCCAAACTTTCTCGTCAGAGCAGCACGAAGACGGATCCCATGGGAACCGCTGATACCAG GTGTGTGATGCGCCGGCTGCGTTGCGGTAGCCAGGAATCGTTGCTAAGCGCCGGCTGTGTTTTGTCCCTGGAGCTCAGGATGGACCAATCAGTGATCATCAAACCCGTCCACTCGTCCCTGCTGGGACAGGACTACTGCTTTGAG GTAACGACCTCAACGGGCACCAAGTGTTTCTCGTGTCGCTCGGCAGCAGAAAGAGACAAATGGATGGAGAACCTGAGACGAGCCGTCCACCCCAACAAGGACAACAGTCGCAGGCTGGAGAACGTCCTCACGGTGTGGGTGGTCGAGGCCAAGGACCTACCGGCCAAGAAACG GTACTTCTGTGAGCTGTGTCTGGATGACTGTCTCTACGCAAGGACGTCCTGTAAACTGAAGACAGACAACGTCTTCTGGGGCGAGCGCTTTGACTTCAGCAGCGTCCCGTCCATCGCGTCCATCACGCTGCACCTCTACAAGGACAcggacaggaagaggaagaaggacaaGAGCAGCTACGTCGGCCTGGTCAACGtccccgttgccatggtgaccgGAAGACAACTAGTGGAGAAGTGGTACTCAGTGAGCACGCCTAGTACCAGCCGAG GGAAGTCCTCGGTGCCCACGGTGCGGGTCAAGGCCCGTTACCAGAGCGTCCTCATCCTGCCCATGGAGCAGTACAAGGAGTTTGCTGAGTACATCAGCTCCAACTacctcctgctctgctccaccCTGGAGACGTCCATCAGCCTCAGAGCCAAAGAGGAGCTGGCGTCCGTCCTCGTCCACATCCTCCACAGCACCGGCAAGGCCAAG gactTCCTGACCGACCTGATGATGTCAGAGGTGGACCGTTGCCGTGACAACGACCAGCTGATCTTCAGAGAGAACACGCTGGCAACAAAAAGTATCGAGGAATACTTGAAGCTGATTGGGCAGAAGTACCTGCAGGACGCCCTCG gtgaaTTCATCAAAGCTCTCTATGAGTCTGATGAGAACTGTGAGGTCGACCCATCTCGTTGTGCAACCTCTGACCTCTCGGAGCATCAGGCCAACCTGAGGATGTGCTGTGAACTGGCCTTCTGCAAGATCCTCGATTCATACCG GGTGTTCCCCCGTGAGCTGAAGGAGGTGTTTGCATCGTGGCGACAGGAGTGTGGTAACCGGGGACGACCAGACATCAGCGAGCGTTTGATTAGCGCCTCGTTGTTCCTGCGCTTCCTGTGTCCGGCCGTGATGTCGCCCTCGCTCTTCGACCTGATGCAGGAGTTTCCAGATGAGCGCACGGCTCGCACCCTGACACTCATCGCCAAGGTCATCCAGAACCTCGCCAACTTCAGCAA GTTCGGCACTAAAGAGGAGTACATGTTGTTCATGAATGACTTTGTGGAACGGCAGTGGAGCAGCATGCAGCGCTTCCTCCAGGAGATCTCCAACCCCGATGGACTCAACCACACGGCCGGCTTCGACGGATACATCGACCTCGGCAGAGAACTGTCCAGCCTCCACACCCTGCTCACTGAGATCGACCAG TCATGTCTGTCGAAACTTGGTCCTCTTCCTCGGATCCTCAGAGAGGTTTCGGCGGCCCTTGCTAACCCGGGTGGTGTGACCAGCGCTGGCGCCATGTCTGTTTCTTCTCCGGAGACTCATCGTGTGGTCTCGCCGCCCCCTCTGTCCCCGCCCCCTCTGTCCCCGCCCCTGTCTCCGCCGTTGGCACCCTGTAATCCGTCGGTTGGTCTGCAGGGTGGTGTGGGGCTGGATGGAGG CTTGGTGGACTTCACCAGACTCCCATCTCCAACTCCTGAGAACAAGGATCTGTTCTTCGTGACCAAAGGGTCCAGCCTACAGCCTGCATCAG GCCTGCAGGGGTCTCCGGCTGCAAGCTCCTCCTACTCGGAGCCCAATGAGAATGAGGCAGCTTTTGAACTGACCAATGAGGGGCGGAGGGAGGGGCTGGAGCTGACCAATGAGAACCGTAGCCTGTCTCTGGTGGACCTGCAGGACTCCTCCCCTAGCGACGGCCTCGACGATGGCCAATGGCAGCGGCGAACGgggctcctccccctctcttttcAAAACCCTGTCTATCACATGACCACCACATCGCCACGGCAACCACAGCAGAGTGACGCCACACCGTCGGATGGCTCAGTGGGGTCGCAGGGAAACCCTGAGGACAGGAACGCCATGGCAACCAAACCGGCGTTTCTTACCCAGATGTCGGTGGGGCTGGgcgggggggagaggggggagaggatgTCAGCCAtgtcgagcagcagcagcggtgaaGAATACTCCAGACGAGCTCTGTCTCTCAATGAGACGCTGGGAG GTAACTCCGCCCCCCCACGGCAGAACTCCACGGGTCCTCAGAGACGGATCGATCAGCCACCCCCCCCTTCCTCAGCTCCACCAGGGCCTCCTCGAGGCCGCACGCCTCCGAGCATGCTCAGCGGAGGTGGAAGTGGAGGCGGAGCCTTCCCTCCACGCCCCGCCTCTGGCAGTATGATGTCATCGAGCCCTGATTGGCCGAGCAGTGGCCAGTCCCGACTCAGACAGACGTCGTCCTCATCCAAAGGGGACAGCCCGGAGAAACAGCGGCCTGTCGCCAAG gcTCCATCTCCCTGCGCCTTGGACCGGACCGCCGCCTGGCTCCTCAACATGAACGCCGCCTCCTATGGTGAGGAAGACGAACGCCACGACGACGCCTTGGTGGAGAAG TACCAGCAGGAGGTGGCGCTGCTCCAGGAGAAGCTGAGAGTTGCAGGTCTGCGTCAGGAAGAATGTGAAGCTCGTCTCATGGTCCAGGACCAACAGAACCAACGGATGCTGCAGGAGTACCAG gctCGGCTGGAAGACACAGAGAGTAGACTGAGGAGGCTACAGGATGACAAGGACCTGCAGATGAACAGCATCATAAGCAG GTTGATGGCAGTAGAGGAGGAGTTGAAGAAGGACCACTCTGACATGCAGGCTGTGGTCGACTCCAAGCAGAAGATCATAGAGGCACAG GAGAAGAGGATTGCTAGCCTGGATGCTGCTAACTCTCGCCTCATGGCGGCTCTGACTCAGCTCAAGGAACGCTacgctgtgacatcacagaggaACGGCCTGTCTCCTAGCAACACGTCCTCCCTGCAGATCACAGAGAACGGAGAGTTCCGGAACTCCGGCAACTGCTGA
- the LOC125012076 gene encoding disabled homolog 2-interacting protein-like isoform X3, producing MRRLRCGSQESLLSAGCVLSLELRMDQSVIIKPVHSSLLGQDYCFEVTTSTGTKCFSCRSAAERDKWMENLRRAVHPNKDNSRRLENVLTVWVVEAKDLPAKKRYFCELCLDDCLYARTSCKLKTDNVFWGERFDFSSVPSIASITLHLYKDTDRKRKKDKSSYVGLVNVPVAMVTGRQLVEKWYSVSTPSTSRGKSSVPTVRVKARYQSVLILPMEQYKEFAEYISSNYLLLCSTLETSISLRAKEELASVLVHILHSTGKAKDFLTDLMMSEVDRCRDNDQLIFRENTLATKSIEEYLKLIGQKYLQDALGEFIKALYESDENCEVDPSRCATSDLSEHQANLRMCCELAFCKILDSYRVFPRELKEVFASWRQECGNRGRPDISERLISASLFLRFLCPAVMSPSLFDLMQEFPDERTARTLTLIAKVIQNLANFSKFGTKEEYMLFMNDFVERQWSSMQRFLQEISNPDGLNHTAGFDGYIDLGRELSSLHTLLTEIDQSCLSKLGPLPRILREVSAALANPGGVTSAGAMSVSSPETHRVVSPPPLSPPPLSPPLSPPLAPCNPSVGLQGGVGLDGGLVDFTRLPSPTPENKDLFFVTKGSSLQPASGLQGSPAASSSYSEPNENEAAFELTNEGRREGLELTNENRSLSLVDLQDSSPSDGLDDGQWQRRTGLLPLSFQNPVYHMTTTSPRQPQQSDATPSDGSVGSQGNPEDRNAMATKPAFLTQMSVGLGGGERGERMSAMSSSSSGEEYSRRALSLNETLGGNSAPPRQNSTGPQRRIDQPPPPSSAPPGPPRGRTPPSMLSGGGSGGGAFPPRPASGSMMSSSPDWPSSGQSRLRQTSSSSKGDSPEKQRPVAKAPSPCALDRTAAWLLNMNAASYGEEDERHDDALVEKYQQEVALLQEKLRVAGLRQEECEARLMVQDQQNQRMLQEYQARLEDTESRLRRLQDDKDLQMNSIISRLMAVEEELKKDHSDMQAVVDSKQKIIEAQEKRIASLDAANSRLMAALTQLKERYAVTSQRNGLSPSNTSSLQITENGEFRNSGNC from the exons ATGCGCCGGCTGCGTTGCGGTAGCCAGGAATCGTTGCTAAGCGCCGGCTGTGTTTTGTCCCTGGAGCTCAGGATGGACCAATCAGTGATCATCAAACCCGTCCACTCGTCCCTGCTGGGACAGGACTACTGCTTTGAG GTAACGACCTCAACGGGCACCAAGTGTTTCTCGTGTCGCTCGGCAGCAGAAAGAGACAAATGGATGGAGAACCTGAGACGAGCCGTCCACCCCAACAAGGACAACAGTCGCAGGCTGGAGAACGTCCTCACGGTGTGGGTGGTCGAGGCCAAGGACCTACCGGCCAAGAAACG GTACTTCTGTGAGCTGTGTCTGGATGACTGTCTCTACGCAAGGACGTCCTGTAAACTGAAGACAGACAACGTCTTCTGGGGCGAGCGCTTTGACTTCAGCAGCGTCCCGTCCATCGCGTCCATCACGCTGCACCTCTACAAGGACAcggacaggaagaggaagaaggacaaGAGCAGCTACGTCGGCCTGGTCAACGtccccgttgccatggtgaccgGAAGACAACTAGTGGAGAAGTGGTACTCAGTGAGCACGCCTAGTACCAGCCGAG GGAAGTCCTCGGTGCCCACGGTGCGGGTCAAGGCCCGTTACCAGAGCGTCCTCATCCTGCCCATGGAGCAGTACAAGGAGTTTGCTGAGTACATCAGCTCCAACTacctcctgctctgctccaccCTGGAGACGTCCATCAGCCTCAGAGCCAAAGAGGAGCTGGCGTCCGTCCTCGTCCACATCCTCCACAGCACCGGCAAGGCCAAG gactTCCTGACCGACCTGATGATGTCAGAGGTGGACCGTTGCCGTGACAACGACCAGCTGATCTTCAGAGAGAACACGCTGGCAACAAAAAGTATCGAGGAATACTTGAAGCTGATTGGGCAGAAGTACCTGCAGGACGCCCTCG gtgaaTTCATCAAAGCTCTCTATGAGTCTGATGAGAACTGTGAGGTCGACCCATCTCGTTGTGCAACCTCTGACCTCTCGGAGCATCAGGCCAACCTGAGGATGTGCTGTGAACTGGCCTTCTGCAAGATCCTCGATTCATACCG GGTGTTCCCCCGTGAGCTGAAGGAGGTGTTTGCATCGTGGCGACAGGAGTGTGGTAACCGGGGACGACCAGACATCAGCGAGCGTTTGATTAGCGCCTCGTTGTTCCTGCGCTTCCTGTGTCCGGCCGTGATGTCGCCCTCGCTCTTCGACCTGATGCAGGAGTTTCCAGATGAGCGCACGGCTCGCACCCTGACACTCATCGCCAAGGTCATCCAGAACCTCGCCAACTTCAGCAA GTTCGGCACTAAAGAGGAGTACATGTTGTTCATGAATGACTTTGTGGAACGGCAGTGGAGCAGCATGCAGCGCTTCCTCCAGGAGATCTCCAACCCCGATGGACTCAACCACACGGCCGGCTTCGACGGATACATCGACCTCGGCAGAGAACTGTCCAGCCTCCACACCCTGCTCACTGAGATCGACCAG TCATGTCTGTCGAAACTTGGTCCTCTTCCTCGGATCCTCAGAGAGGTTTCGGCGGCCCTTGCTAACCCGGGTGGTGTGACCAGCGCTGGCGCCATGTCTGTTTCTTCTCCGGAGACTCATCGTGTGGTCTCGCCGCCCCCTCTGTCCCCGCCCCCTCTGTCCCCGCCCCTGTCTCCGCCGTTGGCACCCTGTAATCCGTCGGTTGGTCTGCAGGGTGGTGTGGGGCTGGATGGAGG CTTGGTGGACTTCACCAGACTCCCATCTCCAACTCCTGAGAACAAGGATCTGTTCTTCGTGACCAAAGGGTCCAGCCTACAGCCTGCATCAG GCCTGCAGGGGTCTCCGGCTGCAAGCTCCTCCTACTCGGAGCCCAATGAGAATGAGGCAGCTTTTGAACTGACCAATGAGGGGCGGAGGGAGGGGCTGGAGCTGACCAATGAGAACCGTAGCCTGTCTCTGGTGGACCTGCAGGACTCCTCCCCTAGCGACGGCCTCGACGATGGCCAATGGCAGCGGCGAACGgggctcctccccctctcttttcAAAACCCTGTCTATCACATGACCACCACATCGCCACGGCAACCACAGCAGAGTGACGCCACACCGTCGGATGGCTCAGTGGGGTCGCAGGGAAACCCTGAGGACAGGAACGCCATGGCAACCAAACCGGCGTTTCTTACCCAGATGTCGGTGGGGCTGGgcgggggggagaggggggagaggatgTCAGCCAtgtcgagcagcagcagcggtgaaGAATACTCCAGACGAGCTCTGTCTCTCAATGAGACGCTGGGAG GTAACTCCGCCCCCCCACGGCAGAACTCCACGGGTCCTCAGAGACGGATCGATCAGCCACCCCCCCCTTCCTCAGCTCCACCAGGGCCTCCTCGAGGCCGCACGCCTCCGAGCATGCTCAGCGGAGGTGGAAGTGGAGGCGGAGCCTTCCCTCCACGCCCCGCCTCTGGCAGTATGATGTCATCGAGCCCTGATTGGCCGAGCAGTGGCCAGTCCCGACTCAGACAGACGTCGTCCTCATCCAAAGGGGACAGCCCGGAGAAACAGCGGCCTGTCGCCAAG gcTCCATCTCCCTGCGCCTTGGACCGGACCGCCGCCTGGCTCCTCAACATGAACGCCGCCTCCTATGGTGAGGAAGACGAACGCCACGACGACGCCTTGGTGGAGAAG TACCAGCAGGAGGTGGCGCTGCTCCAGGAGAAGCTGAGAGTTGCAGGTCTGCGTCAGGAAGAATGTGAAGCTCGTCTCATGGTCCAGGACCAACAGAACCAACGGATGCTGCAGGAGTACCAG gctCGGCTGGAAGACACAGAGAGTAGACTGAGGAGGCTACAGGATGACAAGGACCTGCAGATGAACAGCATCATAAGCAG GTTGATGGCAGTAGAGGAGGAGTTGAAGAAGGACCACTCTGACATGCAGGCTGTGGTCGACTCCAAGCAGAAGATCATAGAGGCACAG GAGAAGAGGATTGCTAGCCTGGATGCTGCTAACTCTCGCCTCATGGCGGCTCTGACTCAGCTCAAGGAACGCTacgctgtgacatcacagaggaACGGCCTGTCTCCTAGCAACACGTCCTCCCTGCAGATCACAGAGAACGGAGAGTTCCGGAACTCCGGCAACTGCTGA